A single region of the Devosia sp. FJ2-5-3 genome encodes:
- a CDS encoding ABC transporter substrate-binding protein: MQFKKLIATGLAVLMTSTAIGGVVAQPINENPLSDPRVRQAISYAIDMDTIAETIFEGAAIPADGLLPDGPNKPTDLNPYKYDPDKARELLAEAGWDSNRELDVVFYYADQATTDLMAAMQAYLADVGIKMNYRLLEGDIGSQISVVPDDPVNGPSKVTWDMLYGARAALALQEYFNRYALGGKPMIPNIPRMNELVAKVNGTTDPEIQREGYFEMERIINENVYQIPLYYQQLYTFESTRLNRNGAPYGNEQYNYNWGVEGWTIEPDASGKAVMYTNTAPAQFFEVPWQNLGIWVSNKFAFDTVLESDGDLLPIGGEMADTYSVSDDGLTFTVTLKDGLTWHDGTAITGDDLAWSIGAAMKFPITHPVVKSTLAKIDGAEAFVAGEADAVSGVSVDGNTVTVKFATVDPNVLLTFSQFAPLPAAQFEGVDPINLQQAPYWQKPIGSGPFKIDEVVMNDYTTLVPFEGYHKGTPKIEQIIASPSYENDANLLVNATAGKADFGYTKVASDVPALEALDHMVVHPINIPYTRMLWINQFPHPTN; this comes from the coding sequence ATGCAATTCAAGAAACTGATCGCTACCGGCCTGGCCGTGCTGATGACGTCCACCGCCATTGGCGGCGTGGTCGCTCAGCCGATCAACGAAAATCCATTGTCCGATCCGCGCGTGCGCCAGGCGATTTCCTACGCCATCGACATGGACACGATCGCGGAGACCATTTTCGAGGGCGCTGCCATTCCGGCCGACGGCCTTCTGCCGGATGGTCCGAACAAGCCGACCGATCTCAACCCGTACAAATATGATCCGGACAAGGCTCGCGAACTCCTCGCCGAAGCTGGCTGGGACAGCAATCGCGAACTGGACGTCGTCTTCTATTACGCCGACCAGGCAACGACCGACCTTATGGCCGCCATGCAGGCCTATCTCGCCGATGTCGGCATCAAGATGAACTACCGCCTGCTCGAGGGCGATATCGGCTCGCAGATCTCGGTGGTGCCGGATGATCCGGTAAACGGCCCGTCCAAGGTCACCTGGGATATGCTCTACGGTGCCCGCGCCGCGCTGGCCCTGCAGGAATATTTCAACCGCTATGCCCTGGGCGGCAAGCCGATGATCCCGAACATTCCGCGGATGAACGAGCTGGTGGCCAAGGTCAACGGCACGACGGATCCGGAAATCCAGCGCGAAGGCTACTTCGAGATGGAGCGGATCATCAACGAGAACGTCTACCAGATCCCGCTGTACTACCAGCAGCTCTACACGTTCGAGAGCACGCGCCTCAACCGCAACGGTGCCCCATACGGCAACGAGCAGTACAATTACAACTGGGGTGTCGAAGGCTGGACGATCGAGCCCGATGCCAGCGGCAAGGCGGTGATGTACACCAATACCGCCCCTGCCCAGTTCTTCGAAGTGCCGTGGCAGAATCTGGGGATCTGGGTCTCCAACAAGTTCGCCTTCGACACCGTTCTCGAATCCGACGGCGACCTGCTGCCGATCGGCGGCGAGATGGCTGACACCTATTCCGTTAGCGACGACGGCCTCACCTTCACGGTGACGCTCAAGGATGGCCTGACCTGGCACGATGGCACCGCCATTACCGGCGATGACCTGGCCTGGTCGATCGGGGCCGCGATGAAGTTCCCGATCACCCATCCCGTGGTCAAGTCGACCCTGGCCAAGATCGATGGCGCCGAGGCATTCGTGGCCGGCGAGGCCGATGCTGTCTCCGGCGTCAGCGTCGACGGCAATACGGTCACCGTCAAGTTCGCGACGGTCGATCCCAATGTGCTGCTGACTTTCAGCCAGTTCGCACCGCTTCCGGCCGCACAGTTCGAAGGTGTCGACCCGATCAATCTCCAGCAGGCTCCCTACTGGCAGAAGCCGATCGGCTCGGGTCCGTTCAAGATCGATGAAGTCGTGATGAACGACTACACGACGCTCGTGCCGTTCGAGGGCTATCACAAGGGCACTCCGAAGATCGAACAGATCATCGCCAGCCCGTCCTATGAAAACGACGCGAACCTGCTCGTCAACGCAACCGCCGGCAAGGCCGATTTCGGCTACACCAAGGTTGCCAGCGACGTGCCGGCACTCGAAGCGCTGGATCACATGGTCGTGCACCCGATCAACATCCCCTACACGCGCATGCTCTGGATCAACCAGTTCCCGCATCCGACGAACTGA
- a CDS encoding ABC transporter permease, which yields MLTYIIRRILILIPMAFVICFLVYLGLELTPGDAVSHMISPDMLGSMDPERLEALRQSLGLGQPFYVRFWSWFTNLIQGNFGYSTNGGVPIANIIATRLPATLELAAIALLFSTVIGCILGVVSALKRGSATDSALTVVGMLGVSIPEFFFGLVAILIFGLNLGWLPVGGRSMPGYLTFWDRVPHLVMPSLVLSIMLTAGVMRYARSSMLDALSRDFIKTARSKGLPEWRVNVLHGFRVALTPVVVLIGFRLPVLIGGSVIIEQVFQWPGIGNEFISAVRSQDYPVVMTIALLSVMAVLIASLIVDILTALIDPRVRLGE from the coding sequence ATGCTGACCTACATCATCAGGCGCATCCTGATCCTGATCCCGATGGCATTCGTCATCTGCTTCCTGGTTTATCTGGGGCTTGAGCTCACGCCGGGGGACGCTGTCTCCCACATGATCAGTCCCGATATGCTCGGCAGCATGGATCCGGAACGACTAGAAGCCCTGCGCCAGTCGCTCGGGCTCGGTCAGCCTTTCTATGTCCGGTTCTGGTCCTGGTTCACCAATCTGATCCAGGGCAATTTCGGCTATTCAACCAATGGCGGCGTGCCCATTGCCAACATCATCGCGACGCGCCTGCCGGCCACGCTGGAACTGGCCGCCATCGCGCTGTTGTTCTCGACGGTGATCGGCTGCATCCTGGGCGTGGTCAGTGCGCTCAAGCGCGGCAGCGCCACCGACAGCGCGCTGACGGTCGTCGGCATGCTGGGCGTCTCCATCCCCGAATTCTTCTTCGGCCTCGTCGCCATCCTGATTTTCGGTCTCAATCTCGGCTGGTTGCCCGTGGGCGGACGTTCCATGCCTGGCTATCTGACCTTCTGGGATCGGGTGCCGCATCTGGTCATGCCATCCCTCGTGCTCTCCATCATGCTGACCGCCGGCGTCATGCGTTATGCGCGCTCCTCCATGCTCGATGCGCTGAGCCGCGATTTCATCAAGACCGCCCGTTCGAAGGGCCTGCCGGAATGGCGCGTCAACGTGCTGCACGGCTTTCGCGTGGCGCTGACCCCGGTGGTCGTGCTGATCGGCTTCCGCCTGCCGGTGCTCATCGGCGGCTCGGTCATCATCGAACAGGTCTTTCAATGGCCCGGGATCGGCAATGAGTTCATCTCGGCCGTCCGCTCCCAGGATTATCCGGTGGTGATGACCATCGCGCTGCTCTCGGTGATGGCAGTGCTGATCGCCAGCCTGATCGTCGACATCCTGACCGCCCTTATCGATCCGCGCGTGCGGCTGGGAGAATAG